A window of the Paenibacillus woosongensis genome harbors these coding sequences:
- a CDS encoding Na+/H+ antiporter subunit A has protein sequence MLSVNLAILIPFLAAILVPFLYAKVSRKHIGWFVLIVPIVLFVSLARYIPSVAGGETYLSTIAWIPSYGIHFTTYLDGLSIIFGLLITGIGSLVIIYSIYYLSAEESLGHFYIYLLLFMGAMLGVVFSDNLMVFYAFWELTSISSFLLIAFWYHRKRSRYGAKKALLTTVTGGIAMLTSFIMIYVMTGTMSIREIISTIDYGHALFIPAMLLLLLGAFTKSAQFPFHIWLPDAMEAPTPISAYLHSATMVKAGIYLVARFTPIFGSHESWFWLVSSVGIITLFWGSFNAVRQTDLKALLAYSTISQLGLIMTLFGIGSAALSMGAGEETVIYTQATFAALFHLVNHSTFKGALFMVIGIVNHGAGTRDIRRLGGLMSLMPISFTIALIGSFSMAGLPPFNGFLSKEMFFQAVVSVSQSGIFSLHVSKVLFPVVAWVGSVFTFIYCMIIVFKTFLGPYQPEKLDHEAHEAPAGMLISPIILAVLVVGIFFFPNVLGDYLLRPAMASILPSIELEGMIEPISAWHGFNPALWMTLGVIAVGTLMYLSIRRWKGIYSLLPENWTLDNLYNNSLIQMEKISNRITSFYMTGYLRSYSIYIFLFFIAAVGGTLLFTGAYAFDFAGDAPISVYEIVLVLVMVAAALAIPLAKSRVNAILLNGALGYSMALFFVVFRAPDLALTQLVVETVSTALFLLCFYFLPKWKKEETPRRTKRTNLVISIAVGIIFVLVALSVRGGKLFDTISGYFENAYELAGGKNIVNAILGDFRAFDTMLEVIVLFIGGLSVYTLIKLKSTKEEQNLEDQ, from the coding sequence TTGTTATCCGTGAACTTAGCCATATTGATCCCTTTTCTTGCCGCTATACTCGTACCATTCTTATACGCCAAAGTTTCACGCAAACATATCGGCTGGTTCGTCCTGATCGTGCCGATTGTCCTGTTTGTTTCTCTAGCTCGCTACATTCCGTCTGTCGCCGGGGGCGAGACTTACTTGAGCACGATCGCGTGGATTCCCTCCTACGGCATCCATTTTACCACGTATCTTGACGGGCTGAGCATCATCTTCGGCCTATTGATCACCGGGATCGGCAGCCTGGTCATCATTTATTCCATTTATTATTTATCCGCAGAAGAGTCGCTGGGCCACTTTTATATTTACCTGCTGCTGTTTATGGGAGCTATGCTTGGCGTTGTCTTCTCCGACAATCTGATGGTGTTTTATGCTTTCTGGGAATTGACCAGCATTTCGTCCTTCCTCCTGATTGCATTTTGGTACCACCGGAAAAGATCCAGATACGGCGCAAAAAAAGCTCTATTAACTACGGTGACCGGCGGAATCGCCATGCTGACCAGCTTCATTATGATCTATGTCATGACTGGCACAATGAGCATCCGGGAAATTATTTCTACTATTGATTACGGCCATGCGCTATTTATTCCGGCAATGCTCCTTCTGCTGCTCGGCGCTTTTACCAAATCCGCTCAATTCCCGTTCCATATCTGGCTGCCTGACGCTATGGAAGCGCCGACGCCAATCAGTGCATATCTGCATTCGGCAACGATGGTCAAAGCGGGCATTTATTTGGTGGCCCGGTTTACGCCCATTTTCGGCAGCCATGAATCCTGGTTCTGGCTCGTCAGCAGCGTCGGCATCATCACGCTTTTCTGGGGCTCCTTCAACGCGGTTCGCCAGACGGATCTTAAAGCACTGCTCGCCTACTCGACCATTAGCCAGCTCGGTCTCATCATGACCCTGTTTGGTATTGGTTCGGCGGCACTGTCCATGGGGGCCGGTGAAGAGACCGTGATTTATACGCAGGCGACCTTTGCGGCCCTGTTCCATTTGGTTAATCACTCTACGTTCAAAGGCGCTTTATTTATGGTTATCGGTATCGTAAACCATGGAGCAGGCACTCGTGACATTCGCCGCCTTGGCGGACTGATGTCGTTAATGCCGATTTCATTCACCATCGCTTTAATCGGCAGCTTTTCCATGGCTGGCTTGCCGCCATTTAACGGCTTCCTGAGCAAGGAAATGTTCTTTCAAGCCGTTGTCAGCGTAAGTCAGTCCGGAATTTTCTCCCTGCATGTATCCAAGGTACTATTCCCTGTCGTCGCCTGGGTTGGCAGTGTATTCACATTCATATACTGCATGATCATCGTATTCAAGACGTTTCTGGGGCCATACCAGCCGGAGAAGCTCGATCATGAAGCCCATGAAGCTCCGGCAGGCATGTTGATTTCACCGATCATTCTAGCAGTTCTGGTTGTAGGGATCTTCTTTTTCCCTAACGTGCTGGGCGATTATCTGCTGCGTCCGGCGATGGCCAGCATCCTCCCTTCGATAGAACTCGAAGGCATGATTGAACCTATTTCAGCCTGGCATGGATTCAATCCCGCTTTATGGATGACGCTCGGAGTCATTGCTGTCGGCACCTTGATGTATCTGTCGATCCGGCGGTGGAAAGGAATCTATTCGCTTCTGCCCGAGAATTGGACGCTGGACAACTTGTATAACAATAGTCTGATCCAAATGGAGAAAATCTCAAACCGGATCACCTCCTTCTATATGACAGGCTATTTGCGAAGTTATTCGATTTATATTTTCCTGTTCTTTATCGCCGCTGTAGGAGGAACGCTGCTGTTTACAGGAGCTTACGCCTTTGATTTTGCGGGCGATGCTCCGATCAGCGTATATGAAATCGTTCTGGTGCTAGTCATGGTCGCTGCTGCGCTTGCCATCCCTTTGGCGAAATCGCGCGTAAACGCCATTCTGCTCAATGGAGCGCTTGGCTATTCCATGGCTCTGTTCTTCGTCGTATTCCGTGCGCCTGACTTGGCATTAACCCAGCTCGTGGTGGAGACGGTATCGACAGCGTTGTTCCTGCTCTGCTTTTATTTCCTTCCAAAATGGAAGAAAGAAGAGACGCCTCGCCGCACGAAGCGCACCAACCTTGTCATTTCCATAGCCGTAGGAATCATTTTCGTTTTGGTTGCTCTCTCTGTACGGGGAGGCAAACTGTTCGATACGATCTCCGGCTACTTTGAAAACGCCTATGAGCTGGCGGGCGGAAAGAACATCGTTAACGCCATCCTCGGCGACTTCCGCGCGTTCGATACGATGCTTGAGGTCATCGTCCTCTTCATCGGTGGCCTGAGCGTATACACATTGATCAAACTAAAGTCGACGAAGGAGGAGCAGAACCTTGAAGATCAATGA
- a CDS encoding Na(+)/H(+) antiporter subunit B → MKINDVILQTVTKIVVFIILTMAVYLFVSGHNSPGGGFIGGLVLASALVLLFLAFDTETIMKRIPLDFKMVAAVGAFIAVATGAASLFLDIPFLSHAYSYFNLPVFGKTGLATVTIFELGVALGVVGVVVTIILSISEDV, encoded by the coding sequence TTGAAGATCAATGACGTCATTTTACAAACCGTTACGAAAATCGTAGTTTTCATTATTCTGACGATGGCGGTCTATCTGTTCGTGTCCGGACATAACAGCCCCGGCGGCGGTTTTATCGGGGGACTTGTGCTCGCTTCCGCACTGGTGCTGTTATTCCTCGCCTTCGATACGGAAACCATCATGAAAAGAATCCCTTTGGACTTCAAAATGGTCGCTGCCGTGGGAGCCTTCATTGCCGTAGCAACGGGAGCCGCTTCTTTGTTTTTGGATATTCCTTTTTTGAGCCACGCTTATTCTTATTTCAATCTTCCCGTCTTTGGCAAAACCGGGCTCGCTACGGTCACGATCTTTGAACTCGGTGTAGCCCTGGGTGTAGTCGGCGTCGTCGTCACGATTATTCTAAGTATTAGCGAGGATGTGTAA
- a CDS encoding Na(+)/H(+) antiporter subunit C: METLIIILTGVLVSVATYLFLSRNVIRIILGTAVLTHAAHLLIMTMGGLKTGGVPVLGEETTTFTDALPQALILTSIVISFAVTAFLLVLAYRLYQESRSDNLNVLRSMLNE; encoded by the coding sequence ATGGAAACGTTGATCATCATCCTGACGGGAGTGCTGGTGTCCGTTGCGACTTACCTGTTTCTCTCCAGGAATGTTATTCGGATCATTCTAGGAACAGCCGTGCTAACGCATGCGGCACATTTGCTGATTATGACGATGGGCGGGCTAAAGACCGGCGGCGTGCCCGTGCTCGGAGAAGAAACGACTACCTTTACCGATGCTCTGCCGCAAGCCCTGATCCTGACCTCCATCGTGATCAGCTTTGCGGTTACCGCCTTTCTTCTTGTGCTTGCTTACCGGTTGTACCAGGAGAGCAGAAGCGATAACTTAAACGTGTTAAGGAGTATGCTGAATGAATAA
- a CDS encoding Na+/H+ antiporter subunit D, translating into MNNILVLPVVIPVLAGILLVFFRSHIQIQRWLSLAAILSVTGISIYILNMIQNAGIIRLDFGNWQPPFGILFVGDSFSLLLVLTTSLVAAICLIYAFYSIGEQRERMFFYPFVLLMVAGVNGSFLTGDLFNLYVCFEVMLLASYALITLGGTKAQLKESIKYVAINVLSSWFFLVAIAYLYGTVGTLNMAHLSERIAEAGQTPLLTVISILFLLVFGLKAGLLLYFWLPGSYSVPPTAVAALFGGLLTKVGIYAMFRMFTLLFYHEPSITHTIIGIMAGITLIGGSFGAIAYRDIRQIVSFNVVIAVGFILVGLAVATPAAIEGSIYYLVHDMLVKAALFLIAGSMAALTGTTMIDRMSGLIRHYPILGWSFFIIMLALAGIPPLSGFMGKILIGQGAIESGSYILLALSLISSIFVLYSLLRIFLNCFWGESTTSEEDSAPLSKGWIIPCALLTAASIALGFGAEYISPYIADAAATLTNPYIYIDAVLNK; encoded by the coding sequence ATGAATAATATCCTTGTACTCCCCGTCGTTATTCCGGTACTGGCCGGTATTCTGCTTGTGTTCTTCCGGTCGCATATTCAGATTCAAAGATGGCTTAGCCTGGCTGCCATCCTGTCGGTTACAGGCATCAGCATCTATATTCTGAACATGATTCAAAATGCGGGAATCATCCGCCTCGACTTTGGGAATTGGCAGCCGCCGTTCGGCATCCTTTTTGTCGGTGATTCCTTCTCCCTGCTACTGGTGCTAACGACAAGCCTCGTTGCCGCCATTTGCTTGATTTACGCCTTCTACTCCATCGGGGAGCAGCGGGAGCGAATGTTCTTCTATCCCTTTGTCCTGCTCATGGTTGCAGGCGTTAACGGCTCCTTCCTGACAGGAGATTTGTTCAATCTGTATGTGTGCTTTGAAGTTATGCTTTTAGCTTCCTATGCGCTCATTACACTTGGGGGCACCAAAGCCCAGTTGAAAGAGTCCATTAAATACGTAGCCATTAATGTGCTCTCTTCCTGGTTCTTTCTTGTAGCCATCGCTTACTTGTACGGAACAGTAGGCACGTTGAACATGGCTCATTTATCCGAACGGATTGCGGAAGCGGGACAAACTCCGCTGCTCACCGTCATTAGCATTTTGTTCCTGCTTGTATTCGGGTTAAAGGCCGGACTGCTGCTCTATTTCTGGCTGCCTGGCTCATACAGCGTCCCGCCGACGGCCGTAGCCGCATTATTCGGAGGGCTTCTGACGAAGGTCGGCATATATGCCATGTTTCGGATGTTCACCTTGCTCTTCTATCATGAGCCTTCAATTACACATACGATCATTGGCATCATGGCTGGCATTACGCTGATCGGGGGCTCCTTCGGGGCAATAGCTTATAGAGATATCCGCCAAATCGTATCCTTTAACGTAGTCATCGCGGTAGGCTTTATCCTGGTCGGTCTTGCCGTCGCCACTCCGGCAGCGATCGAGGGGTCGATTTATTACCTGGTGCATGACATGCTTGTCAAAGCAGCCTTGTTCCTGATCGCGGGTTCCATGGCGGCTCTTACCGGTACGACGATGATCGACCGGATGAGCGGATTGATTCGCCACTATCCGATATTAGGCTGGTCGTTCTTCATCATTATGCTGGCTCTTGCTGGTATCCCGCCGCTAAGCGGTTTTATGGGGAAAATCCTCATTGGTCAAGGGGCGATTGAAAGCGGGTCGTATATCCTGCTCGCGCTTTCCCTGATTTCCAGCATATTCGTGCTATATTCCCTGCTGCGTATTTTCCTGAACTGCTTCTGGGGAGAATCTACAACCAGCGAGGAAGATTCGGCTCCTCTAAGCAAAGGCTGGATCATCCCTTGCGCTCTACTGACGGCTGCCTCTATCGCTCTTGGATTCGGGGCGGAATATATATCGCCTTACATCGCTGACGCGGCGGCAACTTTAACGAATCCCTACATCTATATTGATGCGGTCCTAAACAAATAA